CATCTTCTATACAAATCCAAAATGTCAAAAACCATTTTGacagcttcttcttcatttttatgagcCGTATGTCCTTCTTGCCACAAAAACTCTCTTGTCCTGATAAATGGAGTGGGTTGTTTAAATTCCCATCGAACGACCGTATTCCATTGATTCAGTTTAAGGGGCAAATCTCTGTGTGATCTTATCCATTTGGAGAAAACGGAATACATAATCGTTTCGCTTGTCGGCCTGATGGCTATTTCTTCAGGGAGGGTGGAATCACCATATTTTGTTACCCACGCAACTTCTGGGCTAAAACCCTCtatgtgatttttttccctctccaatttgttcttcgttacaaagagggggaaatatGAATTTTCCACAtccaacttttttatttctttgttgAAAAAGGTTTGCACGCATTCCCATATGTAGTACGAAGCAGGTCTGAGGATGTAGCACCCGGAGATGTCGTAGTATTCTATCAGCTCGCTCTTTACGATCACTTGTGTGTACCATTCTGAGAAGTTCGCCGTTTTCTTGGCTGTGATTCCTAGTATGTTGGCGTCCTTCGCTTGGTCGTCCTTTCCCGTGTTCGCGCCGCCACCCATACCGCTTCCCGCACCACTTCCtacaccgcttccccccttttgcccctccattttgtcctcCTCCAGCTGCAtgtcctccttcttcattttgtccttccccTCCTCTATGTGGATGTACTCCGGGGCGTGGTTATGCAACtcacaaaattttacaacGTCTTCCTGTTTCATGTACAAGCTGCTATAGTTATGCATTGGATGAATAATTATATCTTCCATGTTCTTCAATTCCTCGTCAAAATATAGCTTCACAATATTTTCTTGGTCACATTTCAAAGCAAGGGGAGTTAAACAACCTGGCAGCAAATTCAGCatgctttttaaattccCTTCATCAACAAATCTTAAATTAgacgttttaaaaatgctggacaaatattttaagtCAACTGTTTTCCAATTTACTGTGCAtaagaagaaataatttttttttttatctttgaggaataaattttttataatatttttcgagTTTTCTAAATTCATATCTAGCAGATCCTTAATCGAGGTTGCCTTTGCATGCTTCACCTCTTTGTATTGAATTTTTAGTTCGTCTAGCTCTTTGCATAATATTTCAGCCTTCTTCAATTCCTCCTCTGGCACCTTTTCTTCACAATTGGGGCTACTCATTTTGTTGAAAATGGAACTTCTCCTCACAAATACGTTCACGCAATGGTTGCTGCAATTGGAGCCTTTTACTGAGGTATCTAAAAGGGGTTTTAGCAGTCTCATGAACTTGTCATGATACCGTCACAGGTGTGGTGTGGAGAGGGAGATAGAATTCTCAATTCTGTTTACTGATGCGTGTTTATTGCTTAGTTGCTCTCGTTTggactttaatttttttttcccctttatgaTGAGTTAGGGACGCTTCGACTTGTTAGAACCTCAAATGtagaacaaaattgtgcacacGATGCAACCTTTGACGGGGTAAGCAGCAGAACGGATGCCCTCAACCCGAAGTTACAAATGTAGCTAAGCGAAGATGCCTGGCTTCACTTCTGTTCGAGCAGCGAGCGGTAGATCATCAAAGTGGAAACACAGTTGTGCAGGGGGGGTGacgtggagaaaaaaggatacAGTTGTGAGGGATGGCGCTCGATTCAGCACAAATCGGCGGTTAACAtttgcataaatatgtatatatatttatatatatgtgtatatatttatatatatatgcatatatatacgcatatgcatatacgtaCACGCAGTGGGTGATCTTCTTAACTACGATCGCGCTTGAACGAATCGCTTAAATGCGAGGGCACATGAATGGTCATATAAAACAGGCATGATAATGACACGCTTATGAGAACGCAcaagtacatacatacttGCCGCACGctacatataaaaagaagcaatTCAGTAGAAATACAAATGCAGGGAGAGTGGCAACGATAGTCGTGCTTAGGAACATAATGGGCTGCTCTAAGAAGGGGGTCAATACTCGAGAATCTTTCTTTCGTtcgaataaagaaaaattgcaaaaaaaNNNNNNNNNNNNNNNNNNNNNNNNNNNNNNNNNNNNNNNNNNNNNNNNNNNNNNNNNNN
This genomic stretch from Plasmodium cynomolgi strain B DNA, chromosome 14, whole genome shotgun sequence harbors:
- a CDS encoding bifunctional aminoacyl-tRNA synthetase (putative); amino-acid sequence: MSSPNCEEKVPEEELKKAEILCKELDELKIQYKEVKHAKATSIKDLLDMNLENSKNIIKNLFLKDKKKNYFFLCTVNWKTVDLKYLSSIFKTSNLRFVDEGNLKSMLNLLPGCLTPLALKCDQENIVKLYFDEELKNMEDIIIHPMHNYSSLYMKQEDVVKFCELHNHAPEYIHIEEGKDKMKKEDMQLEEDKMEGQKGGSGVGSGAGSGMGGGANTGKDDQAKDANILGITAKKTANFSEWYTQVIVKSELIEYYDISGCYILRPASYYIWECVQTFFNKEIKKLDVENSYFPLFVTKNKLEREKNHIEGFSPEVAWVTKYGDSTLPEEIAIRPTSETIMYSVFSKWIRSHRDLPLKLNQWNTVVRWEFKQPTPFIRTREFLWQEGHTAHKNEEEAVKMVFDILDLYRRWYEECLAVPIIKGIKSEGEKFGGANFTSTAEAFISENGRAIQAATSHYLGTNFAKMFKIEFEDENEKKQYVHQTSWGCTTRSIGVMIMTHGDDKGLVLPPKVAKFKVVIVPILYKNTDENVIFNYCKDIEKVLKSAQINCIFDDRDLYSPGYKFNHWELRGVPIRIEVGPKDIQNNSCLCVRRDTNEKFNVKKESVLLETQQMLVDIHKKLFLKAKKKLDESIVQVTSFSEVMDALNRKKMVLAPWCEDISTEDEIKKETQRLSQNQANTETSLSGAMKPLSHLWYSQNVNYVNIEYAF